Below is a window of Rhodopseudomonas sp. P2A-2r DNA.
TCACCTCGCATCTGGCGATCAAGGCCGCCAAGGCGGCGCTCGCCCATGCCGGGATCGATGCGCAGTCGATCGACCTGATCGTGCTGGCGACGTCGACGCCCGACCATACCTTTCCGGCCACCGCGGTGGAGGTGCAGCACGCGCTCGGCATCAACCACGGCGCCGCGTTCGACCTGCAGGCCGTGTGCTCCGGCTTCGTGTTCGCGCTGGCCACGGCGGACAATTTCCTGCGCACCGGCGCCTTCAAGCGCGCGCTGGTGATCGGCGCGGAAACCTTTTCGCGGATTCTCGACTGGACCGACCGCGGCACCTGCGTGCTGTTCGGCGACGGCGCCGGCGCCATCATCCTGGAAGCGCAGCAGCAGCCCGGCCTGCCGAGCGACCGCGGCGTCCTGACCACGCATCTGCGCTCCGACGGCCGGCATAAGTCGAAACTGTTCGTCGACGGCGGGCCGTCCTCGACCCAGACCGTCGGCCATCTGCGCATGGAAGGCCGCGAAGTCTTCAAGCACGCGGTCGGCATGATCACCGACGTGATCTACGATGCGTTCAAGGCGACCGGCGAGAGCGCCGAGAGCATCGACTGGTTCGTGCCGCACCAGGCCAACAAGCGCATCATCGATGCCTCCGCGCACAAGCTGCACATCGCGCCGGAGAAGGTGGTGCTCACGGTGGACCTGCACGGCAATACGTCGGCGGCATCGATTCCGCTGGCGCTGTCCGTTGCAGTGCATGACGGGCGCATCAAGAAGGGCGATCTGGTGCTGCTGGAAGCCATGGGCGGCGGCTTCACCTGGGGATCGGCGCTTCTGCGCTGGTGAGTCCGGTATTTTAAGAAAAATGCCTGCATTGCCATGAACTTCCATGCTATTGCTTGGATCAGCAGTGTTGACCGCTGAGCGGTAACCTCATAATTTCACCATTGAATTTTCTCGCCGGGGGTGGGGCAGGCGATGACGGGAACGGGTAAAACAGTCACACGCGTCGATTTGTGCGAGGCGGTCTACCAAAAGGTGGGCCTGTCGCGCACGGAGTCGTCCGCGTTCGTGGAACTGGTGTTGAAAGAGATCACCGATTGCCTGGAGAAGGGCGAGACGGTGAAGCTGTCGTCGTTCGGCTCCTTCATGGTGCGCAAGAAGGGCCAGCGAGATCGGACGCAATCCGAAGACCGGCACCGAGGTGCCGATCTCGCCGCGGCGTGTGATGGTGTTCAAGCCATCGGCGATCCTCAAGCAGCGCATCAACGGCGACACCGCCGCAAGTAACGGCAAAGACGAGCACGGCGGCTGATTTCGCCATCACCACGGTCTGGAACGGGGATTTAGCATTTGGACAAGGCGCCGGATGCGTTCCGAACCATCAGCGAGGTCGCCGACGACCTCGATATTCCGCAACATGTGCTGCGGTTCTGGGAAACGCGGTTTACCCAAATCAAGCCGATGAAACGATCCGGCGGCCGGCGCTATTATCGCCCGGACGACGTCGATCTGCTGCGCGGTATCCGCCGTCTGCTGTACGGCGAGGGCTACACCATCCGCGGCGTGCAGCGCATCCTCAAGGAGAACGGCATCAAGGCGGTGCAGGGCCTGGTCGACGGCGCTCCGGCGCCGGGCTTTGCCGCGCCCGGCGGCGACGCCAAGCCGCGCCTTGCCGACCGCGGCCGGGATGACGACGAGGACGATGTCGCCGACTCCGCGATGGAGGTCGAGGCTGAAGACGTTGACGACGAAGAGGAGGAGGAGGTCGAGGAGGCGGTCGAGGCCCCCGTGGCGGCGCGCCGGGAGCCGGTGATCGCCGCCCCGCCACCGCGCCGGGAGCCGCAGCCGGCAGCGCCGGTGGCCGCCCCGGTGGTGGCACGGCCGTCACCCGCCGCCATCGAGGCCCGCAGGCGCGATCGCGCCCGGCTGGAGGCGGCGCTGCGCGATCTCCAGGCCTGCCGCGAGATCCTCGATCAGGCCCTCAAGGACGGCTGACCGCCACGACCGGTCCGGGTCGAACAATTCCGGCAATCTCCGCCGCCCTTCTTGCGCGCGGGCCAGATCGAAGCTACACGATGCCATCGTCGGAGCGTAGCGCAGCCCGGTTAGCGCACTAGTCTGGGAGACTAGGGGTCGGAGGTTCAAATCCTCTCGCTCCGACCATTTTACCCAATAATTTCAACGTCTTGGTGTTTCCTTCGGGTTTACATAAGCCGCCCGTTTACAAACAGTTTACAATTCTGTTCGTCCGGTGTTCTTCATCCGACTTCGGACGGCCGCCTTGGCAGTTTCGAGATTCGAGGAAAGCTTTCGCTTGAAGTTGCCGTTCGTTCGCAAACTGACCTGATCTTGGCGCATTGCGACCTCGACAAAATCGAATGCAGCAACGAGCAGGGGTGGCAGCATCTGTATCTCGATCGACCAGCTCATGGGGACGAAGTGGGCGAACTGATTGCGGAAGACCTTATGAAGCGTCCCTAACCGACCGGCTTGGTCAGTGTCGATGACATCCGGATAAAGCTCCTGGAATATCTCAAGTAGGGACATGAAGTCGGCCATTCGCTGCGCCGGATAGTCTCCCGTGCAGGTCTCCAGCCATTTAAGAAAAGTTTTGGCTGAAGACTTCGTCAGGACGTTGGTCTTTGAGGTGTCTTGAATAGCACAAACCAGTGCGCCATGGACCGCGTTTTGAGCGGCGAGAATAGCCCATTTCCAGCCGCTTGGTGTTGCCGCTAAGGTCGGCGCAATAAGGGCGAGAAGGTCAGTCGACGCAAGCACGTCATGGTGTTCGTCGATTCGTAGCCATACTTCACTGCTCATAATTGCGACCAGCCGCCTACTTTCTGATGAGCCTGAATAATAGCGTCCCTCATTTGTCCTTGCCAGAAGCGGCGGTCTTATCTCGGTGCCGTTCAAGCTTTTCGTAGGCGTGCCTCGCCAGTGTACCGTTCCGCGCCAAATACGAATCAAGCATCTTCTGCGCCTTGTCGACGGTCCACGTCATCGCTTCGGCGATCTCTGGCGCGGTGGCGCCGGCCTCGGCTAGCATCGTCGCGGCGGTCCCGCGGTTGTCGTGGAAATTGAGGTCTGCGGCGCCAACTTTATCTGCGTCCTCGCGCCACCATTCGTTGAAATAGCGCTTGCTGAAGGCTTTGCCGGTGGTGGTGAGCATCACCAGCGCGCCAACGCGGGGTAGGCTGTCGAGGTGAGCGCAGATCTCGCGGGTGGCTGGAATCCAGACGAGTTTGCTGGTCTTGCTTGATCGAGATCTGGATCTGCTCGCCGTTGTATCGGGTCCACGGGAATTTGCGAATGTCGCTGGCGCGCATGCCGGTGTTTCGCACCAGGTACATTGCCGTCACCATGGGCGCGCGCGCGGTCCTGATGAATTCCTGCTGCATCGGGTCGGTCCAAGTCTTGTCGGACCTGTCGCTCTTGTAGAGCCGTTTAAACGTATCCAGCGGGTTGAATTTGATGACGCCCTGTTCTTTGCAATAGGACAGGACGCGCGCAAGCGCCGCCATCAGATTATCGGCCGATCGGCGGGATGTCTTCGCGAGCTCGTCTTGCCACGCGAGCGCGTCGCGGCGGAACGCCTGCGCGTCGTCTGCATCATCGAAGGTCGACGCCGGGCAGGTTCCCCAGCGCTTTTCGATCCGCCGCAATTTCCAGACGTATTCGCGTCGTGATGTCTCGCTGAGGCCGTCGAAATAGCTGGAACCGTCGAACTTGCGAATCAGGGTGGCAAGCGTTGCCTCGCCCCGGGTCTTCATCGACTTTTCGGCGGCGGCGTAGGTCTGCGCAAGGTTCTGCTCGTCCAACGGCAGGCCGGTGGCGCGGTGGTAGAGGTGGATCTTGATAGAGCCGTCCGCCTGGCGCTTCTTGACGCGGTGGATGCCCTTAAGTTTGAGCGGCTTTTGCCTGACTCTCATTTTCAGCTTTCCACCGGCCGTAGGGCGTCAGGGTTTCGGATGCTGTCACAAGGCCGGACGCGCGATCAAGGGCGGCGTCTATGGCCTTGCGGTCCCAGCGGTTTGTTCCGGGGATCGCCGGCGGAACGATTCCCTTGCGGCGCCAGGTGTCGAAAGCGGACATGCTCTCGCATCCGCAATAGTCGGCGGCCTGTTGTTTGCTCAAGCCGCGGCCGGTCATCGCAGCGGGCTCGTTTATATCCTCGGCCCTCATTGTTCGCTCTTCCTCTGCAGTGGTCGGGATGCGGAATTCTGCGGGCCGGCGCGGCGGAAGCCGGCGGACTGGATTTTCTGGCGTGCTGGTTTGAGGCCAAAGGCGCTTTTCAGCGCGCGGTCGGCCTTCTGCATGCGCGGGTTGTCTTCCTTGAACGTCTTCTTTTTCGAGCAGGAAGAGCGGCACCACACGCCGCAATTCTCAAGCGTTGGCTCGCCGCCAAGGCCATCGGGCACAAGGTGCTCATATTCGATGTTGCCGGACTTAAGCTCTATCCCGCAGCTCTCGCACTGAGGGACGCCGGGGATATTCTCGACACCTTCCACGGGGCAGTCGCGGCAAGCGCGCGCAAAGGCGGCCTTGCGCACCTTCTGCGGAAACTCGGTGCGTTTCTCGCCGCGCATGCTCATGCCGGCACGCTCGCATCGTCGGCCGGAGCCGTGCTGGGCGATGCCAGATAGCCGCGGTTCGGTGCGGACGCGATCAGCGAGCGCAAGGCGGGATCGCTCCAAATGATGCCGTTTTCGGCTCCCCAAGCGAACATGAATTCGATCAGATCCGTCATTTCCTCTTTGGAGAGGTCCGACGACGATTGCCCCCACGGGATGAGCGTGTCGTTGTTCAGCGAAGGGATCATCTGAACCTCAAGCCCGCACCCGTGCATCATCAGGATTTTCCAGAGGTCGGGCGTGTAGCGCCGGCCGCAGTGCTCTTTCTGTAGGGCAACGTCGGTGAGCATGCTCCACATCCGCGCGTTCTGCGGCAGGGTGCGCTTGGTCTTCTTGAATTCGACGCGCGTACCCCTCGGCAGATCGCGGCACCACCTGGCGGCGCGCGCGCGGTCATCCGGCGTGTCGAGCGTGATTAGGGCTCGGCTCATGGGCTGGGAAACCCTTCCGGGTTGTGGCATTTCTCGCATTCGCGAAAATGCGGATCGCCGCGGCCGGTGCCGTAGCACTCCCATCCGCCGCCATCGCAGGCTTCGCAAACTATGCGAGCCGGCGGCTCCCTGCTGATCGTCACGGGCACGATGCGCCAGCCGGTGCGGTTGGTCTGCTTGCACTCCCGATTTAGATTGAGGGTGTCGCGGGTCAGGTCATCCGACGCCACGGTGGCAAGCGTGCCCTCGTATTGGTGCGGCTGCGCGAAGCCGTATTCCGGATGCCAGATGGCGAAGCCCTGCGCGGAAAGCGCCATCATGCCGCCACCCGCTCGCCGGTGCGGCGGATCTGAGCCACCACGTCGTCAAGCTCGGCGTTGAAGGTATCGACGGCCGTTGCAAGCTTCTGAATGTAAAGCTCGTCCCGGTGCATCCGCTTCACGAAAAGCGGCATCTTCGGCCAATAAATCGCGATGTCCCACCATTCGCGTTTTGACACCCAAAGCGTGCCTTGGATCTGCGCCTTATGCTCGGGCGGAACCTCGCCCTTCAGCAGCACGTCAATGAGCAGATGCGGCAGCTTGGTTTTGATCTCGGCGCCGCCGTCGTCGCCAATGAGCGAGTCGGGTGAGGCGCCGGCGCGGCCGTTCCTGATGAAGCCGACGCGGTCGAGCTGATAGCCGGTCTGGAAGGCGTAGAGGTCGCGCGCTTGGTCCTCCATCGCGTGGCCGCGCTCGGTGTGCTCGTTGGAAAAGCTCTCCATCGGCTCGCCGGTGATGATCTCACCGGCCAGCTTGAGCATGTAGGTCCGCCGGCCGACACTCGGGCTCCCGGCAGTCTTGCCGCTCGCCAAGATGGTGGCGAACTGCGAGGCGGTGGCGATGCCGGCGCGGGCCTGAAGCCACTCCGGGGAGTTCTGTTCGCAATTGATGATCTGCATTTTCCGGTCCTCAGTAGGTAATTGAAACGTGGGGGATGCGGCCGGCGGCAATGGCGCGGGCGATGACGTCAGCCAGACCGACCGGCAAGCCATCAACCTCAAGCGATGCCAAGGCGGCCCGCACCTCGCCGATGATCTTGTTGCGGTGGCGCGTGTTCGCCTCACGCTTCGCCTTTTCGGCCTGCTCCTGCTCCTGTGCCCGCGCGATCTTGTGGTTATGCTCTTCAAGGGCGCGTGCGATACCTTCCGCCTGGTCGCGGGCGGCTTGCTCTGCGCGGGCGATGTCGCGGGCCTTCTCCTGCTCGGCGCGCTGGGCGGTCTCCGCAGCATCTTTCTCGGCTTGCCGGCGGGACGTCTCGGCCGCTGCTGCCGCATTCGACGCTGCGATGTCGGCTGCCTCGCGGTCAGCCTTCATCTGGCGCAGCTCGGCCAGCTCGGCGGCGTCGGCCTCAGCCTTCACCGCGACATTGAGCATTGCGCGGAGCTGGGGCAGTGTTTCGCGGGCAGCATCGTCGGCGCGCTCGTTGAATTCCTGCCAATCGCGAACGTAGGTCGCTTCAACGTCCGCGATCCTGGCGCGGATCACATCAGACTCAATGACCGTCCCGATAAAGCGCGGTGCCGTGACGATGAAAACAAGCGCCTGCTCGTGATCGTCCACGCGGCGCTTTTCGAGTTCCTCCCATGCTGTGAGCGGGCTGCGGACTTCATCGCGCAGGGCGTCGAGGCGGTCGCGGATCACGCGGCGCTCGGCGTCGATAGCTCCTGACTGCTTCTTAATGTCGGCGACCAGCTCCTTGCCCATATCGTCAAGGGCGGTCTTGGAGCGCGCCACCTTGTAGGCAAGGGAGCTGATGGCCTTGCGGCCGGCGTCGGTGGTCATGTCGCGCGGCGTCGCGCGAACTTCGGCCTCAAGCCCCGAAATGATGCTTTCGACGCCGCCGGGCGCGAAGACGATGGCCGGCGTCAAAACATCGACCGGCCTGGTAATGGTTTCCGGCGACAAAATGCGATCGATTGAAACAAGCGCGTTCATGTTAAGCGGCCTTCTTTTTGAAATTGCCTATTGCGGCGATGCAGGAATCGAACTTCTCGACGGGGATTTTCCCGATGTGGTCGACGCCGGCCCATTGCAGGAAGGCGACGCCGCTAACGACGCGGGAATTCAGCTCGGCAACGATCTGGCGGGCCTGCTCATTGCTGATGCAGCCCGGCGCTGGCGTGTAGGGCTGGGCGCCGGCGGACGGCCGCACGCCAGCGGCGTTGCCGTCGTCGTCTTGGCTCCGGTCGATGACGATATTGAAGATCATGCGCAGCAGCGCGCGGATGCCGATCGACACGGCCGACACGGCGGCGTGCGTCTTAGTCATCACGTCGATTCCTTCGATGCCCTTTCCATCGCAGGGGATATCGACGTGAAACTGCTTTTCGTGGCCTTCGACATGGGAGACGTCGCAGATCACGCGGACGTGGTTCGTCGGTGCGCCGTCGCCGGTGTTGAAGCAAAGGGCAAAGCCGTTCGCCGTGTAGATCGGGCGCAAGACGCGGTCGAGCGCCTGGTGCGAGGCATAGGTGCTTTGCGTGAGCGGGTTGTTGGCGTCGGCGCAGATCGGCGCGGTTTCAAGCTGCGCCTTGGTCATCGCCGCGGCGAACGCAAGTTTGGCCTGCCATTGGGCCTGATCGGTCTTGGCGCTCATTGTGTGGGTGCTTTCTCGGTGGTGGCGATGGCGGTTTCGATGAGGTCGAGCGCGCCGCGCAGCTTGTCGCGGGCGGTGGTGAGGAT
It encodes the following:
- a CDS encoding recombination protein NinB, yielding MGVLRHRPRRSAFSRMREMPQPGRVSQPMSRALITLDTPDDRARAARWCRDLPRGTRVEFKKTKRTLPQNARMWSMLTDVALQKEHCGRRYTPDLWKILMMHGCGLEVQMIPSLNNDTLIPWGQSSSDLSKEEMTDLIEFMFAWGAENGIIWSDPALRSLIASAPNRGYLASPSTAPADDASVPA
- a CDS encoding lambda exonuclease family protein gives rise to the protein MQIINCEQNSPEWLQARAGIATASQFATILASGKTAGSPSVGRRTYMLKLAGEIITGEPMESFSNEHTERGHAMEDQARDLYAFQTGYQLDRVGFIRNGRAGASPDSLIGDDGGAEIKTKLPHLLIDVLLKGEVPPEHKAQIQGTLWVSKREWWDIAIYWPKMPLFVKRMHRDELYIQKLATAVDTFNAELDDVVAQIRRTGERVAA
- a CDS encoding MerR family transcriptional regulator, which gives rise to MDKAPDAFRTISEVADDLDIPQHVLRFWETRFTQIKPMKRSGGRRYYRPDDVDLLRGIRRLLYGEGYTIRGVQRILKENGIKAVQGLVDGAPAPGFAAPGGDAKPRLADRGRDDDEDDVADSAMEVEAEDVDDEEEEEVEEAVEAPVAARREPVIAAPPPRREPQPAAPVAAPVVARPSPAAIEARRRDRARLEAALRDLQACREILDQALKDG
- a CDS encoding HNH endonuclease, producing the protein MSMRGEKRTEFPQKVRKAAFARACRDCPVEGVENIPGVPQCESCGIELKSGNIEYEHLVPDGLGGEPTLENCGVWCRSSCSKKKTFKEDNPRMQKADRALKSAFGLKPARQKIQSAGFRRAGPQNSASRPLQRKSEQ
- a CDS encoding ERF family protein yields the protein MSAKTDQAQWQAKLAFAAAMTKAQLETAPICADANNPLTQSTYASHQALDRVLRPIYTANGFALCFNTGDGAPTNHVRVICDVSHVEGHEKQFHVDIPCDGKGIEGIDVMTKTHAAVSAVSIGIRALLRMIFNIVIDRSQDDDGNAAGVRPSAGAQPYTPAPGCISNEQARQIVAELNSRVVSGVAFLQWAGVDHIGKIPVEKFDSCIAAIGNFKKKAA
- a CDS encoding beta-ketoacyl-ACP synthase III → MTTLRSVVLGCGSYLPERILTNAELASQVDTSDEWIVQRTGIRQRHIAAEGEFTSHLAIKAAKAALAHAGIDAQSIDLIVLATSTPDHTFPATAVEVQHALGINHGAAFDLQAVCSGFVFALATADNFLRTGAFKRALVIGAETFSRILDWTDRGTCVLFGDGAGAIILEAQQQPGLPSDRGVLTTHLRSDGRHKSKLFVDGGPSSTQTVGHLRMEGREVFKHAVGMITDVIYDAFKATGESAESIDWFVPHQANKRIIDASAHKLHIAPEKVVLTVDLHGNTSAASIPLALSVAVHDGRIKKGDLVLLEAMGGGFTWGSALLRW